GGAGCCGCCCCTGTTTTCGATGTACCGGGAGTTGCGCCGTAAAACATTTGCCCGGCGCAGGATGGAAAAATCATGAAAATCGTAACCGTCGGAACCGGCATGGCGGCAGCCGAATTTGTCCAGCAACTGCGTCAGGGCGGCTTTGCCGGTGAGATCGTGATGTGCAGCGATGAGCCCCATGCGCCTTATTCTCCCTGCGTGATCCCTTATCTGCTGGCCGGCGAGCCTGCAGACAATGTGTACTGGAAGGGGCGCGATTTTTACGCGCGTTACCAGGTTACACCTCGTCTCGGCGAAAAGGTGGTGGAGATCGATCGGGAGGCCGGCCTGCTGCGTACGGCGAGTGGGCGTATCGAGAATTACGACCGGCTGTTTTACGCCGCCGGCAGTCGCAGCTGGTTTCCGCGCCCCGAATGGCTTGAGGCCGAAGGGGTTTTCGGTTTCAAAACCCTCTCTGACATGCAGTCCATCGACCGCTATATCGGCGAGCATGGCGTGCAGCGGGCGGTGGTGGTCGGCGGTGGCTTCATCGGCGTCGATGCGGCCCTGGCGTTGCGCCATCGCGGTCTGCAGGTCAGCCTGGTGCATTGCCATGAACGCCTGCTGGAGCGTATGACGGACGCCGATGGCGGGCGTTTCGCCACCGATAAGCTACAACAGCGTAGCGGCATTGCATTTTATATGCAGTCCGAGGTCGAGGCCCTGGACTGCAACGGCGGGCAGCTGCAACGTGTGTGGCTGCAAAATGGCACAGCCCTGGAGACCCAGCTGTTGATTGTCGCCACCGGCTTTGTACCCAATTCCGCTCTTTTGAGTGGTCGTGAGGAAGGGATCGCCGTCGGTGACGACCTGCTGGCCGATCCGCGCATTCTGGTGGCCGGCGATGTGGCGGTGACCCGGCACGCCATAGACGGTCCCGACGGGCTTTACGCTACGGCCCCCAATGCCATCGCCCAGGCGCGAGTGGCCGCTGCCAATATTCTGGGCGGCGTCGAACGTTATGCCGGATCCCTGAATGCCAACGTGCTGCGTAAGCATATCGACTTTCCGGTGGTTTCGGCCGGCCGGTTCGAGGGGGAAAGCGTTACCTTCAGCAATGACCGTTTGTTTCGGCGCGTATATCTGTGCGACGATCGTATCAACGGCTATATTCTGGTAGGCGATACCCGCCTGGCGGGCTACATCTATGATCTTTATGTCTCGCGTCAGCCGGTTGCCGATAAGATCCAGGGCATCCTTGCGGATATTCGGGGGGAAAGTTACTATCGATCCCTTATGGGGCTGGCGCCTGTCGCGCCTGCTTGCTAAAATTTAACCTCATAACCGTTTTTGCGGCGGTTGTTTGTCAACGAAATGAAGGAGGAACAGATGCATATCCCCGATCAAATGCTTCAGGGTGCGGTGTGTCCGGTAACGGCGGCTGTCGGCCTGGTCGGTGTCACGGTGGCGGTTGCGGCAGCGTTTCGCACCAAGCACAAACCTGGCGTGGGGCGTTTCGCCGCTGTAGCGGCTCTGATTTTTGCCGCCCAGATGATGAATTTCCCCATTACCGACGGCACTTCCGGGCATCTGCTCGGCGGCGCGTTGGCGGTCGGCCTGCTCGGCACGCCTTACGCTGTGTTGGCCATGACTCTGGTGGTGTCGCTGCAGGCTCTGGTGTTCGGTGACGGCGGCGTCATGGCCCTGGGTGCCAACCTGGTCAACATGGCTCTGATCGCGGTCGCGGCCAGCGCCATGGTTCGAAGCCTGCTGCGCCGGCGGTTAGAAGAGACGCTGTGGCGTCGTAGCCTGATGTATGGGGTTGCCGGATGGCTGTCGGTGATGCTGGCGTCTCTGGCCGTATCTGTGGAACTGGCCTCGTCCGGAACCGTTGCTTTGGGTACCGTCAGCGCTGCCATGCTCAGCGTGCATGCCTTGATCGGCGTCGGCGAAGGACTGATTACCGCCGTGGTCTTTGCTCTGCTGGCTCCGCGTTCGGCACGGAGCATTCTCGGTGGTCGCTCCGTGGCACTGCCGTTATCGGTGGCGTGCGCCACGGCATTGCTGTTCAGCCCCCTGGCCAGCAGCCTGCCGGACGGACTGGAAAGGGTCGCGGAAGGTATGCACCTTTTGCCTGCCGCAGACGGGGCCTTCTGGTCTCCCGTAGTGGGTTATCAGATTGCCGCCCTTGGGCACCAGGGCCTTGCCACCGGGTTGGCCGGCCTTATCGGGGTGATGCTGACCTTTGCGTTGGCCTGGCTGGTGGCGCGACCTCTGCAGCCGAATCTCGGCTGACCCGGTTTTTTAAAGCGACACATCCTCAAGCGGGGTTTCGCCGTCACGACGGTAAATCCCGTTTTTTTTTGGTGCGGAGCCAGACCCGCCGGGTTGTACGGTACAATACACTCAGTGCGGGTTATCCAACAGACTTCGCCACGCATCCGTCGGAGGGAGAGCAACGGCTCTGCGGATCCTCTGCGTGGCAAGGGAGGAGATATGCAGGTCGACGGCATTTTTCTGGAGACATCTCTGGTTCTGGCGGCCAGCGCTGCAGTCGGGGCCGTAAGCCAAAAATTGCGTCAGCCGCTGATCGTGGCTTTCATCGCGGTCGGCATCCTGGTCGGACCGCTGGGGTTGAATCTCTGGCAGGCCGATCGGCAGCACGAGTTGCTGGCCACGTTGGGCATTGCCCTGCTGTTGTTTGTGGTGGGCCTCAAGCTCGATGTGAAGCTGATCCGCAGCACCGGTCCGGCAGCCCTGGCGATCGGCAGCGGGCAGATCGGCCTGACTTTCGGCCTCGGCTATGTGTTGGCGTGGGGGCTTGGTTTTGGGCGGTTGCAAGCTTTTTACATGGCCGCGGCCATGACTTTTTCCAGTACCGTCATCATAGTTAAGCTGTTGTCGGACAAACGTGAGATCGATGCGCTGCACGGTAAAATCGATCTGGGCGTGCTCATTGTGCAGGATCTGGCAGTCATTCTGGCGATGATCGCGCTGACCGCCTGGAGCAGCGGCAGCGAAGGCGGGCTTGTGCGCGACGGTGTGCTGGTACTGCTCAAGGGCGGTCTGTTTATCGGCCTGACGGCGCTATTGATGCGCTATGTACTGCCCGGCCTGCTGGCGCGTCTGGCCCGTTCCCAGGAGTTGCTGCTGCTGTTTGCCATAGGCTATGCGGCGTTGTGGTCGGCGCTCTCCCAACAACTCAAGCTCAGTCTGGAAGTCGGTGCTTTTCTGGCCGGCATCTCGCTGGCGTCGACGGCTTTCCGTGAGGTGCTGGCGGCGCGGCTGGTGACGTTGCGCGATTTTCTGCTGCTGTTTTTCTTTATCTCCCTCGGTTCTCATCTGGAGTTATCCTTGAGCGGCCGTCAATGGCTCACCGTGCTGGTTTTGACCCTGTTTGTCCTGCTTGTCAAACCGTTGTTGGTGGCGGGCATCATGGGGGGCATGGGATACGGCAAGCGCACCGGGTTTCTGGCCGGCATTTGCCTGGGACAGATATCCGAATTTTCCCTTATCCTGGGAGCGCTGGGCATGCAGTTCGGGCATCTCGACCAAAATATTCTGGGCATGCTCACCCTGATGGGAGTGATCACCATCGGTGTATCGAGTTATCTGATTCTGGATAGCCGCCGGCTCTATGACCGGCTGACCCCGTATCTGGGCTTTCTGCAGCGTCGTCAACCTTACCGGGAGGCGATGGCGGACTCCGGAGACACCGAGGCGCCGGTGGATGTGATTCTGTTCGGGTTGGGCAATTTCGGCAGTCATATCGCCATGAATCTGCAGGCGCGTCCCAAAACCCTGCTCGGGGTCGATTTCAATCCGGAAGTGGTACAAAAAGCTGCGGCCGAAGGGCTGCGGGTCCGCTACGGCGATGCCACCGATGAGCAGACTCTCGATCACCTGCCCCTGAACCAGGTGCCATGGGTGGTCAGTGCGATGCCCGGTGCCGGACCCAACATGGCTCTACTCGAGGCTCTTAAAAGCCGCGAATTCAAGGGAAAAATCGTGTTGACGGCACAGAATGCCGAACAGGAAGAGGCGTTTCGCCTGGCCGGTGCCGACCGCGTACTGTGGCCCAACCTGGATGCCGCGGAGCAGGCTGTGGATTTGCTGTCCACCGCCCGGGAGGCGATTTTCGATCAGGCGCCCTGGCCCATGACATTGGAGGAGGTTCGCCTGCGCCCCGGTTCTGTGGCCGGCGGCAAGAAACTTGGGGAACTGGCTTTGCGTGCGCAAACCGGCGCCACTTTGGTGGCGGTCGATCGTTCGGGGCAGAGCTATTTCGATCCCGATGCCGAGTTTATGCTGTTGCCCGGTGACCGTCTGGTGCTGCTCGGCAGCCGCGATAGCCTGGCGCAGGCCGAGGAATTGTTGGCGCCGCGCAGGCCGCCGGCTGCGGATGGCAAGGCGGGGTTTCAAATCGGCGAAGTCGGTTTCCCCGAGGACTCCGGCTGGGTCGGTCATACGCTGGCCGCTCTCGATTTACGACACCGTATCGGGCTGTCGGTGATCGGCATTCGGCGCGGGGATCAACGCATCGTTTCCCCGCCGCCGGATACGGTGTTGCAGGCTGGCGATGTGCTGGTGGTGCTGGGTCGCCCCGGTTCCATCGAGGCTTGCAGGACCTGCATCCCGCAAGCCTCCGGCGGCCACTGATCCGGCGAAGAGCTAAGCCGGTACCCTCAATCGGTGCACGGGTCAGGCGTCGGCACGCCGTTCGGGAATATGCTGCAGTTGTGAAGAACGAACGCAGCAAGAGGTCGGGGGGATGGCGGCATGCTTTGACAGTTCTTCTTCACAGATGGGGCAGGGTTTCGGGGGATATGCATCCGTCAGGCTGTAGCGGCCGCACAAGGGGCAGATCTCGATCATGGCTAACTCCTTTGCTGGTGCATTATGGATCCGATTCATCGACCGGCTGGTATTGGCGCTCGAAGTCTTCTGCTTTGCATGGAAACGTACGCCCCTCCGGGTCCACGCACAGGTAGTCGCCCGGATAGACGACATAAAGCCCCTGGTGCCCATTTTCGGCGGGGGCGATGACGGTTCGCCGTTGAACCCGGTGGGCTTCTATGAGGGTAGGAATGCTACGAAAACGGGCCATGAATCCTCCTTACG
This DNA window, taken from Syntrophotalea carbinolica DSM 2380, encodes the following:
- a CDS encoding NAD(P)/FAD-dependent oxidoreductase, whose protein sequence is MKIVTVGTGMAAAEFVQQLRQGGFAGEIVMCSDEPHAPYSPCVIPYLLAGEPADNVYWKGRDFYARYQVTPRLGEKVVEIDREAGLLRTASGRIENYDRLFYAAGSRSWFPRPEWLEAEGVFGFKTLSDMQSIDRYIGEHGVQRAVVVGGGFIGVDAALALRHRGLQVSLVHCHERLLERMTDADGGRFATDKLQQRSGIAFYMQSEVEALDCNGGQLQRVWLQNGTALETQLLIVATGFVPNSALLSGREEGIAVGDDLLADPRILVAGDVAVTRHAIDGPDGLYATAPNAIAQARVAAANILGGVERYAGSLNANVLRKHIDFPVVSAGRFEGESVTFSNDRLFRRVYLCDDRINGYILVGDTRLAGYIYDLYVSRQPVADKIQGILADIRGESYYRSLMGLAPVAPAC
- a CDS encoding energy-coupling factor ABC transporter permease translates to MHIPDQMLQGAVCPVTAAVGLVGVTVAVAAAFRTKHKPGVGRFAAVAALIFAAQMMNFPITDGTSGHLLGGALAVGLLGTPYAVLAMTLVVSLQALVFGDGGVMALGANLVNMALIAVAASAMVRSLLRRRLEETLWRRSLMYGVAGWLSVMLASLAVSVELASSGTVALGTVSAAMLSVHALIGVGEGLITAVVFALLAPRSARSILGGRSVALPLSVACATALLFSPLASSLPDGLERVAEGMHLLPAADGAFWSPVVGYQIAALGHQGLATGLAGLIGVMLTFALAWLVARPLQPNLG
- a CDS encoding cation:proton antiporter; its protein translation is MQVDGIFLETSLVLAASAAVGAVSQKLRQPLIVAFIAVGILVGPLGLNLWQADRQHELLATLGIALLLFVVGLKLDVKLIRSTGPAALAIGSGQIGLTFGLGYVLAWGLGFGRLQAFYMAAAMTFSSTVIIVKLLSDKREIDALHGKIDLGVLIVQDLAVILAMIALTAWSSGSEGGLVRDGVLVLLKGGLFIGLTALLMRYVLPGLLARLARSQELLLLFAIGYAALWSALSQQLKLSLEVGAFLAGISLASTAFREVLAARLVTLRDFLLLFFFISLGSHLELSLSGRQWLTVLVLTLFVLLVKPLLVAGIMGGMGYGKRTGFLAGICLGQISEFSLILGALGMQFGHLDQNILGMLTLMGVITIGVSSYLILDSRRLYDRLTPYLGFLQRRQPYREAMADSGDTEAPVDVILFGLGNFGSHIAMNLQARPKTLLGVDFNPEVVQKAAAEGLRVRYGDATDEQTLDHLPLNQVPWVVSAMPGAGPNMALLEALKSREFKGKIVLTAQNAEQEEAFRLAGADRVLWPNLDAAEQAVDLLSTAREAIFDQAPWPMTLEEVRLRPGSVAGGKKLGELALRAQTGATLVAVDRSGQSYFDPDAEFMLLPGDRLVLLGSRDSLAQAEELLAPRRPPAADGKAGFQIGEVGFPEDSGWVGHTLAALDLRHRIGLSVIGIRRGDQRIVSPPPDTVLQAGDVLVVLGRPGSIEACRTCIPQASGGH